The Chordicoccus furentiruminis DNA window GAGGCGGACTGACAGCCGGTGCTCAGAGAAACCCATTTGTTAAAAAAGTGATAAATTCGATCAAACCGCGTGCTTTTAACGCGTATTCATGTATAATAAACAGTGAATGTGCTACCCGTTAACTGTAAATCATTCGAAAGAGGTTATAGAGTATGGCTGAACTGGATTTAAGCAAGTATGGCATCACAGGCGTGACGGAGATTCTGCACAATCCCTCCTATGAGACGCTGTTCGAGGAGGAGACAAAGCCGGGACTTACGGGCTATGACAAGGGCCGTGTCAGCGAGCTTGGCGCCGTGGACGTCATGACCGGTATCTACACGGGACGTTCTCCCAAAGATAAGTTCATTGTCATGGACGAGAATTCCAAGGACACCGTCTGGTGGACTTCTGATGAATACAAGAACGACAACCATCCGGCTTCCGAGGCGACGTGGGAGGCTGTGAAGGAGATCGCGAAGAAGGAGCTCTCCGGCAAGAAGCTTTATGTTGTCGACGCGTTCTGCGGCGCCAACGAGGATACCCGGATGGCGGTCCGTTTCATCATGGAAGTCGCGTGGCAGGCTCATTTCGTCACCAACATGTTCATCCGTCCGACCGCGGAGGAGCTGGCGAATTTCAAGCCGGACTTCATCGTGTACAACGCGTCCAAGGCGAAGGTCGAGAACTACAAGGAACTGGGCCTCAACTCCGAGACCGCGGTCGTCTTCAACATCACGAGCCGTGAGCAGGTCATCATCAACACCTGGTACGGCGGCGAGATGAAGAAGGGCATGTTCTCCATGATGAACTACTACATGCCGCTGAAGGGCATCGCTTCGATGCACTGCTCCGCCAACACGGATATGGACGGCAAGCATACCTCCATCTTCTTCGGTCTGTCCGGCACCGGCAAGACCACTCTGTCGACGGATCCGAAGCGTCTGCTGATCGGCGACGACGAGCACGGCTGGGACGACAACGGCGTCTTCAACTACGAGGGCGGCTGCTACGCCAAGGTCATCAACCTCGACAAGGATTCCGAGCCGGATATCTACAACGCGATCCGCCGCGACGCGCTGCTTGAGAACGTCACGATGG harbors:
- the pckA gene encoding phosphoenolpyruvate carboxykinase (ATP); the protein is MAELDLSKYGITGVTEILHNPSYETLFEEETKPGLTGYDKGRVSELGAVDVMTGIYTGRSPKDKFIVMDENSKDTVWWTSDEYKNDNHPASEATWEAVKEIAKKELSGKKLYVVDAFCGANEDTRMAVRFIMEVAWQAHFVTNMFIRPTAEELANFKPDFIVYNASKAKVENYKELGLNSETAVVFNITSREQVIINTWYGGEMKKGMFSMMNYYMPLKGIASMHCSANTDMDGKHTSIFFGLSGTGKTTLSTDPKRLLIGDDEHGWDDNGVFNYEGGCYAKVINLDKDSEPDIYNAIRRDALLENVTMDENGKIDFADKSVTENTRVSYPIDHIDKIVKKVNGKSAGPDADNVIFLSADAFGVLPPVSILTPEQTKYYFLSGFTAKLAGTERGITEPTPTFSACFGQAFLELHPTKYAEELVKKMDKVGAKAYLVNTGWNGTGKRISIKDTRGIITAIQNGDVAKAPTKKIPYFGFEVPTELPGVDPAILDPRDTYKDASEWDAKAKDLAQRFQKNFVKYEGNAAGKALVAAGPQL